One segment of SAR324 cluster bacterium DNA contains the following:
- a CDS encoding class I SAM-dependent methyltransferase, protein MMGVWSQLLGEQFIKWLNPPSGQSWIDIGCGTGAFTAQIAELCSPKQLLGIDPAQAQIEFARKRGMPQSAIFETGDAMALPSKASSLDIAVMALVLFFVPNPVLGLAEMKRVVKPGGIVAAYVWDVFGGGLPVQIFHKEFVKRGIQYPLPPSAEVSKMERLEELWNEADLRSVESTQIKASRKFGNFDEFWNINTSSPALSVVLEDLSPQEISEIRSSLENQLHSDSSGCIVCQAHANAIKGIV, encoded by the coding sequence ATGATGGGTGTCTGGAGTCAGCTATTGGGAGAACAGTTCATCAAATGGCTGAATCCTCCAAGTGGGCAAAGTTGGATCGATATAGGGTGTGGCACTGGGGCATTTACCGCGCAGATTGCAGAATTATGCTCCCCTAAGCAACTGTTGGGAATTGACCCTGCTCAAGCCCAAATTGAATTTGCTCGAAAACGTGGCATGCCGCAATCAGCCATCTTTGAGACTGGAGATGCGATGGCACTTCCGAGTAAAGCTTCCTCTTTGGACATTGCAGTAATGGCGTTGGTTCTCTTTTTTGTTCCCAATCCTGTTCTGGGATTGGCAGAGATGAAAAGAGTTGTCAAACCAGGTGGGATAGTTGCCGCCTACGTCTGGGACGTTTTTGGAGGGGGTCTGCCTGTTCAGATATTTCACAAAGAGTTTGTTAAGCGCGGAATCCAATACCCTTTGCCACCAAGTGCAGAGGTTTCAAAAATGGAACGACTCGAGGAGTTATGGAATGAGGCAGATTTGCGGTCAGTGGAATCTACTCAGATCAAAGCCAGTAGAAAATTTGGAAATTTTGATGAGTTTTGGAATATCAATACCTCCAGCCCCGCTTTATCAGTTGTGTTAGAAGATCTAAGCCCACAAGAAATTTCAGAGATTCGCTCGTCACTGGAAAATCAACTGCATTCCGACAGTTCTGGCTGCATTGTTTGTCAGGCCCATGCAAACGCGATCAAAGGCATCGTTTAG